Part of the Bacillus sp. N1-1 genome, TTTCATCATGCACTTCTCCTTGTAAATAGCGATCTTTCGTCCACTCCGTTGAAGCGACTTGCAGCGGTTGATCTGGATGAAAGCTGGTCTGTGTTAACCCCAACGTTTTATAGAGAACCTTCTCTGTAAAAGTTGAAAGCGGAAGGCCAGCCACCTTTTCAATGACTGCCCCTAATAAAATCATGCCAAGATCGCTATACTTTACGATTTTTCCTGGTTCATGAATCACTTCAGCATTCACCACTTCGCTAAAAATATCGCGCTTCTCATATCGTTGTACGGGTGGTGTAAGATCGGCTGGAAGTCCTGTCGTATGGGTAAGCGCCTGATGAATCGTAATCTCTGGGTGTACGAATTCTGGGATGTAGGTTTGAATCGTGTGATCAAGTTCAACAGAAGTGTTGTCAACAAGCCATAGGATCGACGGAAGGGTTGCCATTACTTTTGTTAAGGAGGCAATGTCAAATCGTGTTGTTGTTTTCATGGTATGGGATTGATGGTTCGAATCGATAAATCCACCGTATGCCTGATGAAAAACGGTGCTCCCTTTCTGTTGAACGTGAAGAACAGCGCCAGGGAGCTCCTTTTTGACAATAAGATCGCGGAGATAGGCGTCAAATTCAACCATGCTTTTTCGCGACCTCCACCGCTTTTCGTGTTCGTTCAAGCGCCGCCACGCTTTCCTCGTAGTTTCGGCTCGTCATGCCAACATATAAAATATCAATCACGTTAAGCTGAGAAATGCGCGAGCTCATCGCGCCGCTTCGAATGCTTTTCTCAAGAGAGCTTGTGAAGAGCTTAATATCAGCAAGATCTGATACCGGGTTCGTGCCGTATTTAGTTAATGTTATAACGGTGGCGCCGTTATCCTTTGCGATTCTAAGCGATTCAATAATGTCGTTCGTGTGACCGGAGTATGAGATACCGAAAACAACATCCTGCTCCTCAAGGTTCGCGCTTATCGTACCTTGCGTATCATAATCAACGCCTGCTTCACACCAGCGATTGATCCGAGAAAGCTTTTGCTTAAAATCCTGAGCAATTAAGCCGGATGCCCCAATGCCAAACAGGGCAATTTTGCGCGCCTGACTAAGGACAGCGATCGCTTTCTCCACTTCCTCTTTTGAAAGAACCGAGATCGTATCATTAATCGATTGAATGTTGTTGTTTGAGACATTTTCAATAAACGAATCAACTGTACCATCAATCGAAATTTCTTGATAAGACTTACTCGTTTGCTTTGTCGCAAGGTCACCTGCAATCCGAAGCTTCAGTTCTTGAAATCCTTTGTAGTTTAGCGTACGAGCAAGGCGAATGATCGTCGCTTCGCTTACCTCTGTTCGTTTCGAGAGCTTTTGAATGGAGAGGTTAATGACCTCTTCCGGATAATGAATAATATATTCTGCCACTTTTCGTTCTGAAGGTTTTAATGAAGTGATTGATTCCTGAAGACTGATCAGGCCACCGTTCATAACTAGCCCACCTTTATCTTATAAATTTTCAATCATTTCATTTTAGCATATCCTCACAGCCTAGCTTGGCACAACAGCAGATTCAATTGCTTTTCTTAAGTGACCGTCATACCTTTCTAACGTAGCGTGGACCTTTTCACCTGTTAATCCTGTTAGTAAAGAAAGAATAGCCGCTTTCGTTGAGCCATATTCTTCTAACGATTTTTCAGCCTCTTCGATCGATACCCCTGCAATTTCAGCGACAATG contains:
- a CDS encoding MurR/RpiR family transcriptional regulator is translated as MNGGLISLQESITSLKPSERKVAEYIIHYPEEVINLSIQKLSKRTEVSEATIIRLARTLNYKGFQELKLRIAGDLATKQTSKSYQEISIDGTVDSFIENVSNNNIQSINDTISVLSKEEVEKAIAVLSQARKIALFGIGASGLIAQDFKQKLSRINRWCEAGVDYDTQGTISANLEEQDVVFGISYSGHTNDIIESLRIAKDNGATVITLTKYGTNPVSDLADIKLFTSSLEKSIRSGAMSSRISQLNVIDILYVGMTSRNYEESVAALERTRKAVEVAKKHG
- a CDS encoding serine hydrolase domain-containing protein, encoding MVEFDAYLRDLIVKKELPGAVLHVQQKGSTVFHQAYGGFIDSNHQSHTMKTTTRFDIASLTKVMATLPSILWLVDNTSVELDHTIQTYIPEFVHPEITIHQALTHTTGLPADLTPPVQRYEKRDIFSEVVNAEVIHEPGKIVKYSDLGMILLGAVIEKVAGLPLSTFTEKVLYKTLGLTQTSFHPDQPLQVASTEWTKDRYLQGEVHDEKALHLGGASGSAGLFSTASDVGEFGSYFLYPETQNVLSQYVIRKARNHVAGNRGMGFEVWSGKGTTLSWGRRWSVGSFGHTGFTGTSLWIDPQKELIVTFLTNVVQYGRKHHMKHIRPDLHSLIHAYFTN